In Candidatus Bathyanammoxibius amoris, the following are encoded in one genomic region:
- a CDS encoding TldD/PmbA family protein has protein sequence MTIEEQVLELAKKKADSAEVIFEQGESKSVSFENNKLKYITSNSVKGIGLRVIKEGRIGFTTTTDLGDPERLVGKAVRSAKFGQEAQFEFPCQSAFSEIKIFDKAVVDYPTEDAISGGKEAIEKSLAVCPEYLCGVDIGTTVWKRRLLNSNGLDVSKASTSFGTGYNVMLMKDKGLIAISEGEGSRKITTGLMGHVAKSLEKMRLSEKEVRVPPGKYPVIFAAKNMSLLLATFEMGCSGKLVQKGISPLAGKLGEKLLDERVSIYDDATIDFATGSYPLDGEGTPSQRTPLFEKGVLKNFLFDLQTAGIMSTKTTGSGSRGFTSQPSPGCTNVIVETGDMKLEDMIKDIRYGVLVDQVLGGGQSNMLAGEFSVNIDLGFLIENGEFVGRVKDCMIAGNVFDTFNNIIAIGSEAEWHGSDLIPPFYFKDLRIIGQEG, from the coding sequence ATGACGATAGAAGAACAGGTACTGGAACTCGCCAAAAAGAAGGCCGACTCCGCAGAGGTAATATTCGAGCAGGGCGAATCGAAATCCGTCAGCTTCGAGAATAACAAGCTGAAATACATAACCAGCAACTCCGTAAAAGGTATCGGCCTGCGGGTGATAAAGGAAGGAAGGATAGGCTTCACCACCACCACGGACCTAGGAGACCCGGAGCGTCTTGTGGGCAAGGCCGTCCGGTCTGCTAAGTTCGGCCAGGAGGCCCAGTTTGAGTTTCCCTGCCAGAGCGCCTTTTCCGAGATAAAGATATTCGATAAAGCCGTGGTGGACTACCCCACCGAGGACGCGATCTCCGGGGGAAAAGAGGCCATAGAGAAATCCCTGGCCGTGTGCCCCGAGTACCTCTGCGGTGTGGACATAGGCACTACCGTGTGGAAGAGAAGGCTGTTGAACTCCAACGGGCTGGACGTCTCCAAGGCGTCAACGTCGTTCGGCACGGGCTACAACGTCATGCTGATGAAAGACAAGGGGCTCATCGCGATATCCGAGGGTGAGGGTTCAAGGAAGATAACGACCGGTCTCATGGGCCATGTGGCGAAGTCCCTGGAGAAGATGCGCCTCTCAGAGAAGGAGGTCCGTGTCCCGCCGGGGAAATACCCGGTCATCTTCGCGGCAAAAAACATGAGTCTCCTCCTTGCCACGTTCGAGATGGGCTGCAGCGGCAAGCTGGTGCAAAAAGGCATCTCGCCTCTTGCAGGCAAACTCGGAGAAAAGCTCCTGGATGAAAGGGTGTCAATCTATGACGACGCGACTATAGACTTTGCCACGGGCAGCTACCCCCTGGACGGTGAGGGCACCCCGTCCCAGCGCACACCGTTATTTGAAAAAGGAGTGCTCAAGAACTTCCTCTTTGACCTGCAGACGGCCGGAATTATGTCAACAAAGACGACCGGCAGCGGCAGCCGCGGGTTTACGTCGCAGCCCTCACCGGGCTGCACAAACGTGATTGTCGAGACGGGCGACATGAAACTGGAGGACATGATTAAGGACATCCGCTACGGCGTGCTGGTCGACCAGGTGCTCGGCGGCGGCCAGTCGAACATGCTGGCCGGCGAATTCTCCGTAAACATCGACCTCGGCTTCCTCATCGAAAACGGCGAGTTCGTGGGCAGGGTAAAGGACTGTATGATAGCCGGTAACGTCTTCGACACCTTTAACAACATAATCGCCATCGGCTCCGAGGCCGAGTGGCACGGCTCCGACCTCATCCCCCCGTTCTACTTCAAGGACCTCCGCATCATAGGCCAGGAGGGCTGA
- a CDS encoding TldD/PmbA family protein: MEQAIKSALKSAKADYDYIEIRLQEGYATGINYVGKELETISEGNVIGGSVRALVNGGWGFTAFNDIENLTDYVHSAVEQARLLGGGDESLVPVPPTTDHVRPQVELDPKDVSLDDKHDLCKKYNDIILSHKDIQTTSVRYADGHGTTCFGNSEGSLIVQETIFCGAMVLAMAKDGMNVQRAWESVGDLRGYRNVLGLEEKCEEVARKAIEQLAAKPVEAGIYTVIADPRLSGVFAHEAFGHLSEGDFIYENEKLKETMQIGKRFGRDDLSIVDDGSLAGEAGYNKYDSEGTPTQKTYLIKDGILTSRLHSRETAIKMDEKPTGNARAISYANEPIVRMTNTYIEPRNWTFEKMLEDTPDGIYCIGSVGGMTNTEMFTFSAAEAFRIKDGKLAERLRDVVLTGNVFQTLMDIDAIGDDMALFGGLGGCGKGGQSPLRVSDGGPHIRIRNVVIGGT, from the coding sequence ATGGAACAAGCGATAAAAAGTGCACTAAAATCGGCGAAGGCCGATTACGATTACATTGAGATACGGCTCCAGGAAGGATACGCCACCGGCATAAACTATGTCGGCAAGGAGTTGGAGACTATATCGGAGGGCAACGTTATCGGCGGTTCCGTCAGGGCGCTGGTCAACGGCGGGTGGGGCTTCACCGCATTTAACGATATAGAGAATCTCACGGATTACGTCCACTCCGCCGTGGAGCAGGCCAGACTCCTGGGTGGTGGAGACGAGTCTCTGGTGCCCGTACCTCCAACCACAGACCACGTGAGACCACAGGTCGAGTTAGACCCGAAAGACGTATCACTCGACGACAAACACGACCTCTGCAAGAAATATAATGACATCATACTCTCACACAAAGACATTCAAACCACTAGCGTCCGCTATGCGGACGGTCACGGCACAACCTGCTTCGGCAATTCGGAAGGCAGTCTAATAGTACAGGAGACAATCTTCTGCGGGGCCATGGTGCTCGCCATGGCCAAAGACGGGATGAACGTTCAGCGCGCGTGGGAATCGGTCGGCGATCTCAGGGGATACCGGAACGTCCTGGGTCTTGAGGAAAAGTGCGAAGAGGTGGCCCGCAAGGCTATTGAACAACTGGCGGCAAAACCGGTGGAAGCGGGTATATATACCGTCATCGCAGACCCCAGACTCTCCGGGGTCTTTGCGCATGAAGCATTCGGCCACCTTAGCGAGGGAGATTTTATCTACGAAAACGAGAAGTTGAAGGAGACAATGCAGATTGGCAAGCGCTTCGGCCGTGACGACCTCTCCATAGTAGACGATGGTTCACTGGCGGGAGAGGCCGGCTACAACAAATACGACAGCGAAGGCACCCCGACACAGAAGACCTACCTCATAAAGGACGGCATACTTACCAGCCGCCTCCACTCCAGGGAGACGGCCATAAAGATGGACGAAAAACCCACCGGCAACGCCAGGGCCATTAGCTACGCGAACGAACCGATCGTCAGGATGACCAATACATACATAGAGCCGAGGAACTGGACGTTTGAAAAGATGCTCGAAGACACGCCGGACGGCATATACTGCATAGGCTCGGTGGGCGGCATGACCAACACGGAGATGTTCACCTTCAGCGCCGCCGAGGCATTCCGTATCAAGGACGGTAAACTCGCGGAAAGACTCCGCGACGTGGTGCTCACGGGGAACGTGTTCCAGACCCTTATGGACATCGACGCCATAGGCGACGACATGGCCCTCTTCGGCGGGCTGGGAGGCTGCGGCAAGGGCGGACAGTCGCCCCTCAGGGTCTCCGACGGCGGGCCGCACATAAGGATTCGAAACGTGGTAATCGGTGGAACATAA